One window from the genome of Streptomyces sp. NBC_00708 encodes:
- a CDS encoding heavy-metal-associated domain-containing protein: protein MTAETQLPQATGSCCSPSGSCHDSAGTDAGQTGVTTVYEVTGMTCGHCEGAVSEEISAIEGVTSVKAVASTGQVTVVSQGPLDDEAVRAAVDEAGYELTGRA, encoded by the coding sequence ATGACCGCCGAGACCCAGCTCCCCCAGGCGACCGGCTCCTGCTGCTCGCCCAGCGGTTCCTGCCACGACAGCGCGGGCACGGACGCCGGGCAGACCGGCGTGACCACCGTCTACGAGGTGACCGGCATGACCTGCGGGCACTGCGAGGGCGCCGTCTCCGAGGAGATCTCCGCCATCGAGGGTGTCACCTCGGTGAAGGCCGTGGCGTCCACCGGGCAGGTGACGGTGGTCTCGCAGGGCCCGCTGGACGACGAGGCCGTACGCGCCGCCGTCGACGAGGCGGGCTACGAGCTCACCGGCCGCGCCTGA
- a CDS encoding MMPL family transporter, with protein sequence MPEVNGPQRLGGWTRFVTARPRLTLLAALVITALAVLAGSGVADRMGSGGWQAPDAESTYATKALEREFPASQPNLLLLVDSGGASVDDPAVAAEAARLAKRLAGEADVVGVRSYWQDKAPALRAEDGKEALIAARIEGDDKASGEVLDRIAPAYRGEHGPVRVTIGGPVAVQHEMQTIIEDDLLRAEMIALPVTLVLLVMVFGSAIAALLPLGVGIVAILGTNAVLRGITEFTDVSVFAQNLTTALGLGLAIDYALFIVRRFREELAAGAPTRTAIGTTLRTAGRTVLFSALTVAVSLAAMLVFPQYFLRSFAYAGIAVVLLAAAAALILLPAALMLLGPRVNSLDLRKLLRRGRAKPQTEAGAGWARFTALVMRRAPVFAIVTSVGLVLLGLPFLGVKFGTADDRQLPASSESHVVQQHLRDGFPGSPGGSLDILAEGGTTPAQYAEYRSRLAALPGVLRVDGPLTEGRTAYFSVLGKGEPVGEETQRLVKDLRAEPAPFETSVTGTAAVLVDSKAAIGDRLPWAVGIIAVVTLLLVFLLTGSVLIPLQAVVLNALSLTAMFGAVVWVFQDGHLSGPLSFTSTGDIETTLPVLMFCVAFGLSMDYGVFLLSRIKEEYDRTGDHEQAVAFGLRRTGGLITAAAVILAVVMVAIGTSRVTNTKMLGLGIALAVLMDAMVVRSLLVPTVMKLMGRASWWAPAPMRRFHQRFGLSEGETAAPEPAAGRPGPGTEAIPDPASDPERVPSGT encoded by the coding sequence ATGCCTGAAGTCAACGGCCCGCAGCGACTGGGGGGCTGGACGCGCTTCGTCACCGCGCGTCCCCGGCTCACGCTGCTGGCGGCTCTGGTGATCACCGCGCTCGCGGTCCTCGCGGGCAGCGGGGTCGCCGACCGGATGGGCAGTGGTGGCTGGCAGGCTCCCGACGCCGAGTCGACCTACGCCACGAAGGCGCTGGAACGCGAGTTCCCCGCCTCCCAGCCGAACCTCCTGCTGCTCGTCGACAGCGGTGGTGCCTCCGTGGACGACCCGGCCGTGGCCGCCGAGGCGGCGCGCCTGGCGAAGCGGCTCGCCGGCGAGGCGGATGTCGTGGGCGTCCGTTCCTACTGGCAGGACAAGGCGCCCGCGCTGCGCGCCGAGGACGGCAAGGAGGCGCTCATCGCCGCCCGCATCGAGGGCGACGACAAGGCGTCGGGGGAGGTGCTGGACCGGATAGCCCCGGCCTACCGGGGAGAGCACGGGCCGGTGCGCGTCACGATCGGCGGCCCCGTGGCCGTGCAGCACGAGATGCAGACGATCATCGAGGACGATCTGCTGCGGGCCGAGATGATCGCCCTGCCGGTGACGCTGGTGCTGCTCGTCATGGTCTTCGGCAGCGCGATCGCCGCCCTGCTGCCCCTGGGCGTGGGCATCGTCGCCATCCTGGGGACCAACGCCGTGCTGCGCGGCATCACCGAGTTCACCGACGTCTCGGTCTTCGCTCAGAACCTCACCACGGCGCTCGGGCTCGGACTCGCCATCGACTACGCCCTGTTCATCGTGCGCCGCTTCCGCGAGGAGCTGGCGGCCGGCGCCCCGACCAGGACGGCCATCGGGACGACGCTGCGCACGGCGGGCCGGACGGTGCTGTTCTCGGCGCTGACGGTCGCGGTGTCGCTCGCCGCGATGCTGGTCTTCCCGCAGTACTTCCTGCGCTCCTTCGCGTACGCCGGGATCGCCGTGGTGCTGCTCGCCGCCGCTGCCGCGCTGATCCTCCTGCCGGCCGCGCTGATGCTCCTCGGCCCCCGGGTCAACTCCCTGGACCTCCGGAAGCTGTTGCGGCGGGGCCGCGCGAAGCCGCAGACGGAGGCCGGAGCGGGCTGGGCCCGGTTCACCGCGCTGGTGATGCGCAGGGCACCGGTCTTCGCGATCGTCACGAGCGTGGGGCTCGTCCTCCTCGGGCTGCCGTTCCTGGGCGTCAAGTTCGGTACGGCGGACGACCGGCAGCTCCCCGCGTCCTCCGAGTCCCACGTGGTGCAGCAGCATCTGCGGGACGGCTTCCCCGGCAGCCCCGGCGGGAGCCTCGACATCCTCGCGGAGGGCGGAACGACACCCGCGCAGTACGCCGAGTACCGCAGCCGGCTCGCCGCGCTGCCCGGAGTCCTCCGCGTCGACGGCCCGCTCACGGAGGGGCGGACCGCCTACTTCAGCGTGCTGGGGAAGGGGGAGCCGGTGGGGGAGGAGACCCAGCGGCTGGTGAAGGACCTGCGGGCCGAACCCGCACCGTTCGAGACCTCCGTGACGGGGACGGCGGCGGTGCTGGTCGACTCCAAGGCCGCCATCGGCGACCGGCTGCCGTGGGCGGTGGGCATCATCGCCGTGGTGACGCTGCTGCTGGTCTTCCTGCTGACCGGAAGCGTGCTGATACCCCTTCAGGCCGTGGTGCTCAACGCCCTGAGTCTCACCGCGATGTTCGGGGCGGTGGTCTGGGTCTTCCAGGACGGCCACCTGTCCGGGCCGCTCTCGTTCACCAGCACCGGGGACATCGAGACGACACTCCCGGTCCTCATGTTCTGCGTCGCCTTCGGGCTCTCCATGGACTACGGGGTGTTCCTGCTCTCCCGGATCAAGGAGGAGTACGACCGTACCGGGGACCACGAGCAGGCGGTCGCTTTCGGACTGCGGCGCACCGGCGGGCTGATCACCGCGGCGGCCGTGATCCTGGCGGTCGTGATGGTCGCCATCGGCACCTCGCGGGTGACCAACACCAAGATGCTCGGCCTCGGCATCGCGCTCGCCGTCCTCATGGACGCCATGGTGGTCCGCAGCCTGCTCGTCCCGACGGTGATGAAGCTGATGGGCCGGGCGAGCTGGTGGGCACCGGCACCGATGCGGAGGTTCCACCAGCGGTTCGGGCTGAGCGAGGGGGAGACGGCGGCGCCGGAGCCTGCGGCAGGACGGCCGGGGCCCGGGACCGAGGCGATACCGGACCCGGCGTCCGATCCGGAGAGGGTCCCCAGCGGGACGTGA
- a CDS encoding MarR family transcriptional regulator: protein MTDTRLWSYKDIAAHIRVQPDTVRSYRKHGLLPAPDHVESGKPYWYADTVRAWVAARPGNRGRRG from the coding sequence ATGACGGACACAAGGCTCTGGTCCTACAAGGACATCGCCGCGCACATCCGGGTTCAGCCGGACACGGTCCGCTCCTATCGCAAGCACGGTCTCCTCCCGGCCCCCGACCATGTGGAGAGCGGCAAGCCCTACTGGTACGCGGACACCGTGCGGGCCTGGGTGGCGGCCCGGCCGGGGAACCGGGGGCGGCGGGGCTGA
- a CDS encoding TetR family transcriptional regulator, with amino-acid sequence MSQARSGSAEPAEGAAPAGGAARAGDAARAGKAGRAEAPARPRRRQARGEARIAQLLKAAAHVFCTTGYTAASTNAIAREAGVSPGTLYQFFPNKEAIAIELGDQLLARWRETYGAAFLAGHLELPLDGMLDATLDPLIEFNCENPAFTVLMHGSEIPGMVTKDHDAVHVTMLARVETILAGYLPDAPPAEVTRIATMIFNIFKSGLDVIMAHEGDEREAYIRELKTVLHRYLEPMIPGDTAARTDSRHTP; translated from the coding sequence GTGTCGCAGGCCAGGTCCGGGAGCGCCGAGCCGGCGGAGGGCGCCGCGCCCGCGGGAGGCGCCGCGCGAGCCGGCGATGCCGCGCGAGCCGGGAAGGCGGGCAGGGCGGAGGCCCCCGCCAGGCCGCGCAGGCGGCAGGCCCGGGGCGAGGCCCGTATCGCGCAGTTGCTCAAGGCCGCCGCCCACGTGTTCTGCACGACCGGGTACACCGCCGCGAGCACCAACGCCATCGCCCGCGAGGCCGGCGTCTCGCCCGGCACGCTCTACCAGTTCTTCCCCAACAAGGAGGCCATCGCGATCGAGCTCGGCGACCAGCTCCTGGCCCGCTGGCGGGAGACCTACGGGGCCGCCTTCCTGGCCGGCCACCTGGAACTGCCGCTGGACGGGATGCTCGACGCCACCCTCGACCCGCTGATCGAGTTCAACTGCGAGAACCCGGCGTTCACAGTCCTGATGCACGGCTCCGAGATCCCCGGCATGGTCACCAAGGACCACGACGCCGTGCACGTCACGATGCTCGCGCGCGTCGAGACGATCCTCGCCGGATACCTGCCGGACGCACCACCGGCCGAGGTCACCCGGATCGCCACGATGATCTTCAACATCTTCAAGTCCGGGCTGGACGTGATCATGGCGCACGAGGGGGACGAGCGCGAGGCGTACATCCGGGAGCTGAAGACGGTCCTCCACCGGTACCTCGAACCCATGATCCCCGGCGACACGGCCGCGCGGACCGACTCGCGCCATACCCCCTAG